The segment ATGGGGAGCATACCGTTGGCAAAATTCGGGATGGCGTTTATGGTAGCCGCTTTGCAGAAGAACTCGGCATTTAATGCAGTGACATTGTTAAGCGTTTGGCTGTTGCTCACCATCATCATCCCGGCGCTGCTGAACGTGTACGTGTTCATCCGGCAACCGGTCCCGCAAGCGTTGGCCCTCACCATCAAGCAGCGGGAGGTGGTCCACAGCGGTTGGGACAAACCTAAGCGCGAAACCATGGAGGCGTTCTTCGTACGGTATCAGCAGTACCGCGATACTGCCGAGATTCAGGGCCGGTTTGCCTGGAAATGGTATTATGCTTTCCACCTGCGGGGCGATATGGCTGTGGAAAATCTGGCGAAGGAGTACCAAAGCAGTCTGAAGGCCCGGCATGATCTGGTGCAGCACCTGAACGTGCTGTCGGTGCCGGTGAACGTGCAGGGTATCTTCAACGCCATGGCTGGCTCCGATTTGCCCTCTTACCTGCAGTTTCT is part of the Rufibacter tibetensis genome and harbors:
- a CDS encoding DUF3526 domain-containing protein; the protein is MLTIIIPALLNVYVFIRQPVPQALALTIKQREVVHSGWDKPKRETMEAFFVRYQQYRDTAEIQGRFAWKWYYAFHLRGDMAVENLAKEYQSSLKARHDLVQHLNVLSVPVNVQGIFNAMAGSDLPSYLQFLQSATRYHDALREFYYPFCSTRWASPTLITPGNPNTVSPVLQTCLRR